The following are encoded in a window of Spea bombifrons isolate aSpeBom1 chromosome 2, aSpeBom1.2.pri, whole genome shotgun sequence genomic DNA:
- the LOC128473186 gene encoding acrosin-like, producing MKLFLIGFIIWALFIVSGSSEDGVCGNRPLVQDFRGSRVVGGKDAEPGNWPWTVSIQEEIDKEYFHLCGGVVLNPSWVLTAAHCFKNISNEYFSWRLVFGANQLSQMGTKVQIRTIKEKIEHEKYDPETESNDIALLKLNKPIIFDDYTQPACLPAKQAILSKMDDCYIAGWGVIEEGSTEASDILQEAPVNLIPVERCNSPTWYNGALGNYNLCAGYEQGGIDSCQGDSGGPLMCKRHKTKFYTVVGITSWGSGCGQKQNPGVYTSTQFYLEWIFKHLNDEKKPASKSLKMKAAKKIWPKLAEKLGKAGKKTN from the exons ATGAAGCTGTTCCTAATCGGATTTATAATTTGGGCTCTTTTCATTGTTTCTGGGAGCTCTGAAGATGGAG TCTGTGGAAACAGACCCCTAGTGCAGGATTTCCGTGGCTCCCGCGTGGTTGGGGGAAAGGATGCGGAGCCCGGTAACTGGCCCTGGACAGTGAGTATCCAGGAGGAAATCGACAAAgagtattttcatttatgcGGAGGTGTCGTCCTGAATCCTTCGTGGGTTCTGACAGCTGCCCATTGTTTTAAGAATATCAGCAA TGAATATTTTTCCTGGAGACTTGTGTTTGGCGCCAACCAACTATCACAGATGGGGACAAAGGTTCAGATCCGAACTATAAAAGAAAAGATTGAGCATGAGAAATATGATCCTGAAACGGAGAGCAACGACATCGCTTTGCTTAAGCTGAACAAGCCCATCATATTTGACGACTACACTCAGCCAGCGTGTCTCCCTGCCAAACAGGCGATTCTGAGTAAAATGGACGACTGCTACATCGCAGGCTGGGGTGTCATTGAGGAAGGAT cTACTGAAGCATCGGATATCCTCCAGGAAGCTCCTGTGAACCTGATTCCAGTGGAACGCTGCAACAGCCCAACCTGGTATAATGGTGCTTTGGGTAACTACAACCTCTGTGCTGGATATGAACAGGGAGGCATTGATAGCTGCCAG GGTGACAGTGGTGGACCGTTGATGTGCAAAAGACACAAAACTAAGTTTTACACTGTGGTTGGCATAACCAGCTGGGGCTCCGGCTGTGGCCAGAAGCAAAACCCTGGAGTCTACACCTCGACCCAGTTCTACCTCGAGTGGATCTTTAAACACCTCAACGACGAGAAGAAACCTGCATCGAAATCTCTGAAGATGAAGGCCGCTAAAAAAATCTGGCCAAAATTAGCCGAAAAACTCGGCAAAGCTGGCAAGAAGACCAATTAA
- the LOC128473774 gene encoding acrosin-like — protein MKLFLIGFIIWALFIVSGSSEDGVCGNRPLVQDFRGSRVVGGKDAEPGNWPWTVSIQEEIDKEYFHLCGGVVLNPSWVLTAAHCFKNISNEYFSWRLVFGANQLSQMGTKVQIRTIKEKIEHEKYDPETESNDIALLKLNKPIIFDDYTQPACLPAKQAILSKMDDCYIAGWGVIEEGSTEASDILQEAPVNLIPVERCNSPTWYNGALGNYNLCAGYEQGGIDSCQGDSGGPLMCKRHKTKFYTVVGITSWGSGCGQKQNPGVYTSTQFYLEWIFKHLNDEKKPASKSLKMKAAKKIWPKLAEKLGTAGKKTN, from the exons ATGAAGCTGTTCCTAATCGGATTTATAATTTGGGCTCTTTTCATTGTTTCTGGGAGCTCTGAAGATGGAG TCTGTGGAAACAGACCCCTAGTGCAGGATTTCCGTGGCTCCCGCGTGGTTGGGGGAAAGGATGCGGAGCCCGGTAACTGGCCCTGGACAGTGAGTATCCAGGAGGAAATCGACAAAgagtattttcatttatgcGGAGGTGTCGTCCTGAATCCTTCGTGGGTTCTGACAGCTGCCCATTGTTTTAAGAATATCAGCAA TGAATATTTTTCCTGGAGACTTGTGTTTGGCGCCAACCAACTATCACAGATGGGGACAAAGGTTCAGATCCGAACTATAAAAGAAAAGATTGAGCATGAGAAATATGATCCTGAAACGGAGAGCAACGACATCGCTTTGCTTAAGCTGAACAAGCCCATCATATTTGACGACTACACTCAGCCAGCGTGTCTCCCTGCCAAACAGGCGATTCTGAGTAAAATGGACGACTGCTACATCGCAGGCTGGGGTGTCATTGAGGAAGGAT cTACTGAAGCATCGGATATCCTCCAGGAAGCTCCTGTGAACCTGATTCCAGTGGAACGCTGCAACAGCCCAACCTGGTATAATGGTGCTTTGGGTAACTACAACCTCTGTGCTGGATATGAACAGGGAGGCATTGATAGCTGCCAG GGTGACAGTGGTGGACCGTTGATGTGCAAAAGACACAAAACTAAGTTTTACACTGTGGTTGGCATAACCAGCTGGGGCTCCGGCTGTGGCCAGAAGCAAAACCCTGGAGTCTACACCTCGACCCAGTTCTACCTCGAGTGGATCTTTAAACACCTCAACGACGAGAAGAAACCTGCATCGAAATCTCTGAAGATGAAGGCCGCTAAAAAAATCTGGCCAAAATTAGCCGAAAAACTCGGCACAGCTGGCAAGAAGACCAATTAA